From the Gasterosteus aculeatus chromosome 13, fGasAcu3.hap1.1, whole genome shotgun sequence genome, one window contains:
- the prxl2c gene encoding peroxiredoxin-like 2C — protein sequence MAEAVSPITRQVTKESQELGTPSVEYGLEDVEDCLIYDRHGVPVPFKKLYHDRKAVIIFVRNFLCYSCKEYVEDLSKIPGEALEEADIRLVVIGQSAHRHIEPFCSLTAYPHEIYVDPERRIYQMLGMKREEKFTESAHRSPHVKSGIFMGQLKSIWRAMTSPAFDFQGDMHQQGGAVIAGPGPRVHFSHFDTNHLDHMPIDWLLQLAGVHHTLDFGDKPKIVDV from the exons ATGGCTGAAGCAGTTTCGCCGATAACTCGACAAGTAACTAAAGAAAGCCAAGAACTCGGGACCCCGTCGGTGGAGTACGGTCTTGAAGACGTCGAAGATTGTTTGATTTACGACCGGCACGGAGTCCCTGTTCCTTTCAAGAAATTATACCACGACAGGAAAGCGGTGATAATTTTCGTGCGG AATTTCCTGTGCTACAGCTGTAAAGAATATGTGGAGGATTTGAGCAAAATCCCTGGAGAAGCCCTGGAG GAGGCTGACATTCGACTGGTCGTGATCGGTCAGTCTGCTCATCGTCACATTGAG CCTTTCTGCTCGCTGACGGCGTATCCTCATGAAATATACGTGGACCCTGAGAGGCGCATTTATCAGATGCTTGGaatgaagagagaggagaagttTACAGAGTCCG CCCACCGTAGCCCTCATGTAAAGTCTGGTATCTTCATGGGACAACTGAAGAGCATATGGAGGGCGATGACCAGCCCTGCATTTGACTTCCAGGGGGACATGCATCAACAAGGTGGAGCCGTCATTGCAGGACCAG GCCCCCGGGTTCATTTTTCCCATTTCGACACGAACCACCTGGACCACATGCCCATCGACTGGCTCCTGCAGCTCGCCGGAGTTCATCACACTCTGGACTTTGGCGATAAGCCGAAGATCGTTGATGTTTAG